From a single Ischnura elegans chromosome 7, ioIscEleg1.1, whole genome shotgun sequence genomic region:
- the LOC124162192 gene encoding neurotactin-like has protein sequence METVKLESDVEKQDGDKESRKSLKEATGEWGKYEWRHRMITHVSKRRFIILCGLVLFVLLLIVIISIAASSGGGPHDHRGGASGDILHVEGRHVTAITSCGPVQGWLEDGAFAFRGIPYALPPVAALRWKPPVPLQRLEHCWNGTLVTHNATSPQPHACWQTFMNGSLDGYEDCLTVDVFAPRTKRNAPRVPVVVLIAAETLGGGGGKGSISPQLLSPQLARAAGVILVRVRFRLGALGFLSARALTQASSPPHSGNYGLADVRAALRWVNLNALAFGGDPRSITVLGHRAGATLVMALATSRKAHRLFSRAWLSGPASAFPPGGEAGQLDAEKRGQALVEALKCDNDSLADEGGSIASCLYQYDAEELLDNVPEEWKWRAVDLPSREEESDSLHRWLIVDGDVLNEPPLEAWASHSLEVPLVIGTLSHGESTRELRRRKDWSDLITVKQHIEESAVGKAKLTSEAMKLYSSPTFPPSSGSAPPDSPPPLARLTAMITDIRSICPLLNFTRSAAALANNVPLYFYTAASLPEESGAVGAVPESPNEPDMASALIGPGADLQAILTQPLHDNGGGLAKAISHMFYTYVRHGPTFNTTGSEMEELGAWPESKMPHRLMLIGQDGKVESVADYPRCEFWTKNGFVPRYARLD, from the exons ATGGAAACTGTCAAGCTGGAGTCCGATGTG GAGAAGCAAGATGGAGACAAAGAGTCACGGAAGTCACTGAAGGAAGCCACTGGGGAGTGGGGGAAATATGAATGGCGGCACAGAATGATAACACACGTCTCCAAACGGCGCTTCATTATTCTCT GTGGATTAGTGCTGTTCGTTTTACTTTTAATTGTGATAATTAGTATTGCTGCATCATCTGGTGGGGGTCCACACGACCATCGTGGTGGTGCTTCTGGAGATATCCTTCATGTTGAAGGCCGACATGTCACTGCCATTACATCATGTGGTCCAGTCCAGGG ATGGCTTGAAGATGGAGCCTTTGCATTTCGTGGAATACCGTACGCACTACCTCCGGTTGCTGCTTTGCGATGGAAGCCCCCTGTACCACTCCAGCGCCTGGAGCACTGCTGGAATGGAACACTGGTGACCCACAATGCCACTTCACCTCAGCCCCATGCCTGCTGGCAGACATTCATGAACGGAAGCCTCGATGGATATGAAGACTGCCTCACTGTTGATGTGTTTGCTCCGAGGACGAAGAGGAATGCTCCGAGAGTGCCGGTCGTGGTCCTCATTGCTGCCGAGACGCTTGGGGGAGGTGGCGGCAAAGGATCCATCTCCCCCCAGCTCCTGTCCCCTCAGCTGGCTCGTGCTGCCGGAGTCATTCTCGTGAGGGTGCGCTTTCGCCTCGGGGCCCTTGGCTTCCTCTCCGCTCGTGCCCTCACCCAGGCCTCTTCCCCCCCCCACTCTGGCAATTACGGTCTCGCTGATGTCCGTGCCGCCCTCCGCTGGGTGAACCTCAATGCTCTGGCGTTTGGAGGGGACCCTCGCTCCATCACGGTCCTTGGTCACCGTGCCGGTGCCACCCTAGTCATGGCCCTCGCCACATCCCGCAAGGCCCATCGCCTCTTCTCTCGTGCTTGGCTGTCTGGGCCCGCGTCTGCATTCCCTCCAGGTGGGGAGGCGGGGCAATTGGATGCCGAGAAGCGTGGGCAGGCACTGGTGGAGGCGCTCAAGTGTGATAATGACTCGTTGGCAGATGAGGGAGGCAGCATAGCGTCCTGCTTGTACCAGTACGACGCCGAGGAACTCTTGGATAACGTGCCCGAGGAGTGGAAGTGGAGGGCAGTGGATTTGCCGAGCAGGGAAGAGGAGTCGGACTCGCTGCATCGCTGGCTCATTGTGGATGGAGACGTGCTCAATGAGCCGCCATTGGAGGCATGGGCAAGCCACAGCCTTGAGGTGCCACTGGTGATAG GTACGTTATCTCACGGGGAGTCGACGCGTGAACTGCGGAGACGCAAGGACTGGTCGGATCTGATCACGGTGAAGCAGCACATCGAGGAGAGTGCGGTGGGGAAGGCGAAGCTGACGTCCGAAGCGATGAAGCTCTACTCCTCTCccaccttccccccctcctcgGGGTCCGCTCCCCCcgattccccccctcccctcgcaCGCCTCACCGCCATGATCACCGACATCCGATCCATCTGCCCCCTCCTCAACTTCACTCGCTCCGCCGCCGCCCTCGCCAACAACGTGCCCCTCTACTTCTACACGGCAGCCTCGCTCCCCGAGGAGTCCGGTGCCGTTGGTGCCGTGCCGGAGTCTCCCAACGAGCCTGACATGGCGTCGGCCCTGATTGGCCCGGGAGCGGATCTCCAAGCCATCCTCACGCAGCCACTGCACGACAACGGGGGTGGACTAGCAAAAGCGATCTCACACATGTTCTACACGTACGTGCGTCACGGCCCCACCTTCAACACGACCGGCAGCGAGATGGAAGAGTTGGGCGCTTGGCCCGAGTCGAAGATGCCACACAGGCTGATGCTGATTGGACAGGATGGGAAAGTGGAATCGGTGGCTGACTATCCTCGCTGTGAATTCTGGACCAAGAATGGCTTCGTGCCACGCTACGCACGTCTAGACTGA